In the Gossypium raimondii isolate GPD5lz chromosome 9, ASM2569854v1, whole genome shotgun sequence genome, one interval contains:
- the LOC105799838 gene encoding aspartic proteinase PCS1 — protein MKSYIISNSKSNPFLKTLYLRIFLFFLLIQIRSCFSSSPAPFIFPLKTQILRSPSKLQFQHNVSLIVSLTVGTPPQNVSMVLDTGSELSWVHCNQTTRNNQPDPTIFNPNQSTSYKPIPCFSPTCVNKTQDFPIPPSCDSDNLCHATLSYADASSSDGNLASDTFHLGSSGNISGLVFGCMDSIFSSNADEDSKTTGLMGMNRGSLSFVSQMGFPKFSYCISGSDLSGLLLLGDSNVTWLTPLNYTPLVQISRPLPYFDRVAYTVQLQGIKVSGKLLPIPKSVLVPDHTGAGQTMVDSGTQFTFLLGPVYNILRREFLNQTAGVLRVLEDPNFVFQGAMDLCYRVPLGKTRLPNLPSVSLVFTGAEMVVSGDRVLYRVPGETRGNDSVWCLSFGNSDLLGVEAYVIGHHQQQNVWMEFDLEKSRIGLAQVRCDLARQRFGVGL, from the coding sequence atgAAATCTTACATCATCTCCAATTCTAAGTCTAACCCATTTCTCAAAACCCTATACCTTcgaattttcttgttttttcttcttattcagATTCGctcttgtttttcttcttcaccAGCACCCTTCATTTTCCCCCTTAAAACTCAAATCCTAAGATCTCCGAGCAAGCTTCAGTTTCAGCACAACGTTAGCCTCATTGTCTCATTAACAGTAGGAACTCCACCGCAAAATGTTTCCATGGTTCTTGACACCGGAAGCGAGCTCTCTTGGGTCCATTGCAACCAAACAACCCGAAACAACCAACCAGACCCGACAATATTCAACCCGAATCAATCAACCTCGTACAAACCAATCCCTTGTTTTTCTCCGACGTGCGTAAACAAAACCCAAGATTTTCCAATCCCACCTTCATGCGACTCCGACAACCTTTGCCACGCAACTCTTTCCTACGCCGACGCTTCATCTTCCGATGGAAATCTCGCCTCCGATACTTTCCATCTCGGGTCATCTGGCAATATCTCGGGCCTTGTTTTCGGTTGCATGGACTCTATTTTCAGCTCTAACGCCGACGAAGACTCCAAAACCACCGGGTTAATGGGCATGAACCGTGGGTCCCTCTCTTTTGTTTCCCAAATGGGATTCCCCAAATTCTCGTATTGCATCTCGGGTTCCGATTTGTCGGGTCTCCTCTTACTCGGTGACTCCAATGTCACGTGGCTTACACCGTTGAACTACACGCCGTTGGTCCAAATTTCCCGACCGTTGCCGTATTTTGATCGGGTGGCTTACACGGTTCAGCTGCAAGGGATCAAAGTATCGGGTAAGTTATTACCGATTCCGAAATCGGTTCTAGTTCCGGATCATACTGGAGCAGGTCAAACCATGGTTGACTCGGGTACCCAATTCACTTTCTTACTGGGACCCGTTTATAACATTTTAAGAAGAGAGTTTTTGAATCAAACGGCTGGGGTTTTAAGGGTTTTGGAGGATCCGAATTTTGTGTTCCAAGGAGCAATGGATTTGTGTTACCGGGTACCACTGGGTAAAACCCGGCTACCAAATTTGCCGTCGGTGAGTTTGGTATTTACCGGGGCGGAAATGGTGGTGTCGGGTGATCGGGTTTTGTATAGGGTTCCGGGTGAAACAAGAGGGAATGATTCGGTGTGGTGCCTGAGTTTTGGGAATTCTGATCTGTTGGGTGTGGAGGCTTATGTGATTGGGCATCATCAGCAACAAAACGTGTGGATGGAATTTGATCTTGAGAAATCAAGGATCGGATTGGCTCAAGTACGGTGTGATTTGGCGAGGCAGAGATTTGGTGTGGGCCTCTAG
- the LOC105799836 gene encoding laccase-17, whose translation MVSLVLTSSDIFRALFLALSVVWLVSDLAFAKHAGITRHYKFDIKMQSVTRLCQTKNIVTVNGQFPGPRIIAREGDRLLIKVVNHVKYNVTIHWHGIRQIRSGWADGPAYVTQCPIQTGQSYVYNFTLTGQRGTLFWHAHISWLRATLYGPIVILPKKHASYPFPHPYKEVPIVFGEWWKADTETIINQAMATGGAPNISDAFTINGLPGPSYNCSAKDTFKLKVKAGKTYLLRLVNAALNDELFFRVANHTLTVVEADAVYVKPFKTGIVLITPGQTTNVLLRAKSKTPSAKFAMSARPYATGPATFDNTTTIGILEYEKSASASKSNHKNLPLLKAKLPQFNDSSYAMKFQRKFRSLATAKFPAKVPKNVDRRFFFTVGLGILPCSKNQTCQGPNNTRPAAAVNNVSFVQPNIALLQAHFFNKSKGVYTTNFPTNPPFKFNYTGTPPKNIMLSSGTKLVALPFNISVELVMQDTSILGAESHPLHLHGFNFFVLGQGVGNFDPKKDPAKFNLVDPAERNTVGVPAGGWVAIRFLADNPGVWFMHCHLEVHTSWGLKMAWVVNDGKGRKQKLPPPPADLPKC comes from the exons ATGGTTTCACTTGTTCTTACATCATCCGACATTTTCAGGGCTTTGTTCCTAGCATTGTCTGTTGTCTGGTTAGTATCTGATTTGGCATTTGCAAAACATGCAGGCATTACCAGGCACTACAAGTTTGAT ATTAAGATGCAGAGTGTGACAAGGTTGTGCCAAACGAAGAACATTGTGACAGTAAATGGCCAATTCCCGGGGCCTCGGATAATAGCACGGGAAGGTGATCGCCTTTTGATCAAGGTGGTTAACCATGTTAAATACAATGTCACAATTCACTG GCATGGAATCCGGCAGATAAGGAGTGGATGGGCTGATGGACCTGCCTATGTCACACAGTGTCCGATTCAGACAGGGCAATCCTATGTATACAATTTCACTCTTACCGGCCAAAGAGGGACGTTATTTTGGCATGCTCACATCTCTTGGCTAAGAGCTACTCTTTATGGACCTATTGTCATCCTCCCCAAAAAGCATGCCTCTTATCCATTTCCCCACCCCTACAAAGAAGTTCCCATCGTTTTCG GGGAGTGGTGGAAAGCTGATACCGAAACAATTATCAACCAGGCAATGGCAACCGGAGGAGCACCAAATATCTCGGATGCCTTCACCATTAACGGTCTTCCGGGGCCTTCTTACAACTGCTCAGCAAAAG ATACATTCAAGCTTAAGGTGAAGGCCGGTAAAACTTATCTTCTCCGTCTCGTCAATGCTGCACTCAACGACGAGCTGTTTTTCAGAGTCGCAAACCACACCCTTACAGTTGTAGAAGCCGATGCAGTGTACGTCAAACCCTTCAAAACGGGTATTGTGCTTATCACTCCAGGGCAGACCACTAATGTCCTTCTGAGGGCCAAATCCAAGACCCCAAGTGCCAAGTTTGCAATGTCAGCTAGGCCTTATGCCACGGGCCCTGCCACTTTCGACAATACCACTACAATTGGAATTCTGGAATATGAGAAATCTGCTTCAGCCTCAAAATCTAATCACAAGAACTTGCCACTGCTAAAAGCAAAACTTCCACAATTCAATGACTCCAGCTATGCTATGAAGTTCCAGCGTAAATTCCGCAGTCTTGCCACTGCTAAATTCCCGGCAAAGGTCCCAAAAAATGTTGATAGACGGTTCTTCTTCACGGTGGGGCTAGGGATACTCCCTTGCTCAAAAAACCAAACATGCCAAGGTCCCAACAACACCAGGCCAGCAGCAGCAGTTAACAATGTCTCATTTGTGCAACCAAATATTGCTCTTCTCCAAGCTCACTTCTTTAATAAATCAAAGGGTGTTTACACCACAAACTTCCCAACTAACCCACCTTTCAAGTTCAACTACACAGGCACACCACCCAAAAACATAATGTTGAGCAGTGGCACCAAGTTGGTAGCGCTACCTTTTAACATTAGCGTGGAGTTGGTGATGCAGGATACTAGCATCCTTGGTGCAGAAAGCCACCCTTTACATCTTCATGGCTTCAACTTCTTTGTTTTGGGTCAAGGTGTTGGAAACTTTGATCCTAAAAAGGATCCGGCCAAGTTCAATCTCGTCGACCCTGCGGAGAGGAACACGGTAGGTGTACCAGCTGGTGGGTGGGTTGCCATTCGGTTCCTTGCAGACAACCCAG GCGTTTGGTTTATGCACTGCCATTTGGAAGTACACACAAGCTGGGGCTTGAAGATGGCTTGGGTGGTCAACGACGGAAAAGGGCGCAAACAGAAGCTACCACCTCCGCCTGCCGATCTTCCTAAATGCTGA